Proteins encoded in a region of the Streptomyces sp. NBC_00258 genome:
- a CDS encoding 8-oxoguanine deaminase has translation MAADPRIVIENCAIATVDADDTEYASGHLVLAGNRIESLGTGRAPQGLENVVRRIDATGHLVTPGLVNTHHHFYQWITRGLATDHNLFNWLVALYPTWARIDERMTYAASQGSLGMMARGGVTTAMDHHYVFPRGSGDLSGSIIRAAREMGVRFTLARGSMDRSEKDGGLPPDFAVETLEGALAATEATVDEHHDASFGAMTQVAVAPCSPFSVSTELLKQGAELARRKGVRLHTHGSETVEEEQFCKELFGMGPTDYFESTGWLGEDVWMAHCVHMNDSDIAAFARTKTGVAHCPSSNARLAAGIARVPDMLAAGVPVGLGVDGTASNESGELHTELRNALLINRLGAHREAALNARQALRLGTYGGAQVLGRAGEIGSLEAGKLADLVLWNLDTLAHASIADPVTALVFGAAAPVTASFVNGEQIVENGRLLHVDEDAIARSTRDEAQRLARIAAQA, from the coding sequence ATGGCAGCAGACCCGCGCATCGTCATCGAGAACTGTGCGATCGCGACCGTGGACGCCGACGACACCGAGTACGCGTCCGGTCACCTGGTCCTGGCGGGCAACCGCATCGAGTCGCTCGGCACGGGCAGGGCCCCTCAGGGCCTGGAGAACGTCGTACGCCGTATCGACGCGACCGGCCATCTCGTGACCCCGGGCCTGGTCAACACCCACCACCACTTCTACCAGTGGATCACCCGCGGCCTCGCCACGGACCACAACCTCTTCAACTGGCTCGTCGCCCTGTACCCGACCTGGGCGCGCATCGACGAGCGCATGACGTACGCGGCCTCCCAGGGCTCGCTCGGCATGATGGCCCGCGGCGGAGTCACCACCGCCATGGACCACCACTACGTCTTTCCGCGGGGCTCCGGCGACCTGTCCGGCTCGATCATCCGGGCCGCCCGCGAGATGGGTGTCCGCTTCACGCTGGCCCGCGGCTCCATGGACCGCAGCGAGAAGGACGGCGGGCTGCCGCCGGACTTCGCGGTCGAGACCCTCGAAGGGGCCCTCGCCGCCACCGAGGCGACGGTCGACGAACACCACGACGCGTCCTTCGGCGCGATGACGCAGGTGGCCGTGGCCCCCTGCTCGCCCTTCTCGGTGTCGACCGAACTCCTCAAGCAGGGAGCCGAGTTGGCCCGTCGCAAGGGCGTCCGCCTGCACACGCACGGCTCGGAGACGGTCGAGGAGGAGCAGTTCTGCAAGGAGCTGTTCGGGATGGGCCCGACCGACTACTTCGAGTCGACCGGCTGGCTCGGCGAGGACGTGTGGATGGCGCACTGCGTCCACATGAACGACTCCGACATCGCCGCCTTCGCCCGTACGAAGACCGGGGTGGCCCACTGCCCCTCGTCCAACGCCCGTCTGGCGGCCGGGATCGCGCGTGTCCCCGACATGCTGGCGGCCGGCGTCCCGGTCGGACTCGGCGTCGACGGCACCGCGTCGAACGAGTCCGGCGAACTCCACACCGAACTGCGCAACGCCCTGCTGATCAACCGCCTCGGCGCCCATCGAGAGGCGGCGCTGAACGCCCGGCAGGCGCTGCGGCTCGGCACGTACGGAGGGGCCCAAGTCCTGGGCAGGGCAGGGGAGATCGGCTCGCTGGAGGCCGGGAAGCTGGCCGACCTGGTGCTGTGGAACCTGGACACCCTGGCCCACGCGTCGATCGCCGACCCGGTCACCGCCCTCGTCTTCGGCGCCGCGGCGCCGGTCACCGCCTCCTTCGTCAACGGCGAGCAGATCGTCGAGAACGGCCGACTGCTGCACGTCGACGAGGACGCCATCGCCCGCTCCACGCGGGACGAGGCTCAGCGCCTCGCGCGGATCGCCGCGCAGGCCTGA
- a CDS encoding AraC family transcriptional regulator produces MTNDVAERALPAPDALRPWIDGIEIGAVVGSNSDSDGGESREPFTRVPDTATKVVVRVDENGHRDTLVVGPRTRATYHTSKRLASCVQVRLGPGTARPLLGVAAVELVGRVVRLGDLPGSSARQLAGELRWLEGEDAVGRLMEVLPGRLAADDGAGRSRREVLRAAVEALSTDVERVPSQVRELAARLAVSERQLRNLFAEGVGVSPKHFARIGRVRHVLAHAGTTGWAELAASTGYYDQSHMTADFRTLMGVPPRSFFTGRLPVAQPCQSLGRV; encoded by the coding sequence GTGACCAACGACGTTGCCGAGCGCGCGCTTCCCGCCCCCGACGCGCTGCGGCCGTGGATCGACGGCATCGAGATCGGGGCGGTGGTCGGCAGCAACAGTGACAGCGACGGTGGTGAGTCGCGTGAGCCGTTCACCCGTGTCCCGGACACCGCGACGAAGGTGGTCGTCCGGGTCGACGAGAACGGTCACCGGGACACGCTCGTCGTCGGGCCGCGCACCCGGGCCACCTATCACACGAGCAAGCGGCTCGCGTCGTGTGTGCAGGTGCGGCTCGGGCCGGGTACGGCGCGGCCGTTGCTCGGTGTCGCGGCGGTCGAGCTCGTGGGGCGCGTGGTGCGGCTCGGGGATCTTCCCGGTTCGTCCGCACGTCAACTCGCGGGCGAGTTGCGGTGGTTGGAGGGCGAGGACGCGGTGGGCCGGTTGATGGAGGTGCTGCCGGGGCGGCTTGCGGCCGATGACGGGGCGGGGCGTTCGCGGCGGGAGGTGTTGCGGGCCGCGGTCGAGGCGCTGTCGACGGATGTGGAGCGGGTTCCTTCGCAGGTGCGGGAGTTGGCGGCGCGGTTGGCCGTGAGTGAGCGGCAGTTGCGCAATCTGTTCGCCGAGGGGGTTGGGGTCTCTCCCAAGCACTTTGCTCGGATCGGGCGGGTGCGGCATGTGCTGGCGCACGCCGGGACGACGGGGTGGGCCGAGCTTGCCGCGTCCACCGGCTACTACGACCAGTCCCATATGACGGCCGACTTCCGCACCCTGATGGGCGTCCCGCCCCGCTCCTTCTTCACCGGCCGCCTCCCGGTGGCCCAGCCCTGTCAGTCCCTGGGCCGGGTGTGA
- the uraH gene encoding hydroxyisourate hydrolase — MSTETTASVSTHILDTSVGRPAEGVAVQLAARAGREADWQALGGSATDADGRCKDLPALPEGTTHVRLDFAVEAYFLKFEKKQADAQQDAPASRDSGSVGAFFPEVAITFAVVPGEHFHVPLLLNPFGYSVYRGS; from the coding sequence ATGAGCACCGAGACCACCGCTTCCGTGTCCACGCACATCCTGGACACCAGCGTCGGCCGCCCCGCCGAGGGTGTCGCCGTCCAACTCGCCGCCCGCGCCGGCCGCGAGGCGGACTGGCAGGCACTCGGCGGCTCCGCGACCGACGCGGACGGCCGGTGCAAGGACCTGCCGGCGCTGCCGGAGGGCACCACACACGTACGGCTCGACTTCGCGGTCGAGGCGTACTTCTTGAAGTTCGAGAAGAAGCAAGCCGATGCGCAGCAGGACGCCCCCGCGAGCCGGGACAGCGGCAGCGTAGGAGCGTTCTTCCCGGAGGTGGCGATCACGTTCGCCGTCGTGCCGGGCGAGCACTTCCACGTACCGCTGCTGCTCAACCCGTTCGGCTACTCCGTATACCGAGGGAGCTAG
- the uraD gene encoding 2-oxo-4-hydroxy-4-carboxy-5-ureidoimidazoline decarboxylase: protein MTSNTTSGGLARFNAVEEHAAYAALHEVCASATWAHRLLARRPYATTDELFAESDAATAGLTDTDLDEAMAGHPPIGRPKPGDPTSSREQRGMAGSSEELKAEMLELNLAYQEKFGHVFLICATGRTGEQMRDAVRERIGNAPGREREIVRTELGKINRIRLARLVEEDAPV from the coding sequence GTGACTTCGAATACGACATCCGGCGGCCTCGCCCGTTTCAACGCCGTGGAGGAGCACGCCGCCTACGCCGCCCTCCACGAGGTCTGCGCCTCGGCGACCTGGGCACACCGGCTGCTCGCCCGCCGCCCGTACGCCACCACCGACGAACTCTTCGCGGAGAGCGACGCCGCCACGGCGGGCCTGACCGACACGGACCTCGACGAGGCGATGGCGGGCCATCCGCCGATCGGACGCCCGAAGCCCGGAGACCCGACCTCCTCGCGCGAACAGCGCGGCATGGCCGGCTCCTCCGAGGAGCTGAAGGCGGAGATGCTCGAACTGAACCTGGCCTACCAGGAGAAGTTCGGCCATGTCTTCCTGATCTGCGCGACCGGCCGCACCGGCGAGCAGATGCGCGACGCGGTCAGGGAACGGATCGGCAACGCCCCCGGGCGGGAGCGCGAGATCGTGCGTACCGAACTGGGAAAGATCAACCGCATCCGGCTCGCCCGACTCGTCGAAGAGGACGCACCCGTATGA
- a CDS encoding TIM barrel protein — protein sequence MPGFSMDAAAEQRFNVNLSILFTELPLLERPAAAAAAGFTAVELWWPWVDSPTPERAELDALKKAIEDAGVQLTGLNFYAGQLPGPDRGALSIPGEESERFRANIDVAADFAQSLGCGALNALYGNRVEGVDPAVQDELALENLVLAARAADRIGAVLLIETLNKPESPLYPLVTAPAGIAVVDRVNEATGLGNAKFLMDLYHLSMNGEDLPSVIDRYAARTGHVQIADNPGRGAPGTGSLPLEELLGRLRKQGYEGWVGLEYKPGDRPSAEAFEWLPAEARAAR from the coding sequence ATGCCCGGTTTCTCGATGGATGCAGCCGCTGAGCAGCGCTTCAACGTCAACCTGTCGATCCTCTTCACGGAGCTCCCGCTTCTGGAGCGCCCCGCGGCCGCCGCCGCGGCGGGCTTCACCGCGGTCGAGCTGTGGTGGCCCTGGGTCGACTCCCCCACCCCCGAGCGCGCCGAGCTCGACGCCCTGAAGAAGGCGATCGAGGACGCGGGCGTACAGCTCACGGGCCTGAACTTCTACGCCGGACAGCTGCCGGGCCCGGACCGGGGCGCGCTGTCGATCCCCGGCGAGGAGTCCGAGCGGTTCCGCGCGAACATCGATGTGGCCGCGGACTTCGCGCAGTCGCTGGGCTGCGGGGCGCTCAACGCGCTGTACGGCAACCGCGTCGAGGGCGTGGACCCGGCCGTGCAGGACGAACTCGCCCTGGAGAACCTGGTGCTGGCGGCCCGCGCGGCCGACCGCATCGGCGCGGTCCTGCTGATCGAGACCCTCAACAAGCCCGAGTCACCGCTCTATCCGCTGGTGACCGCCCCGGCCGGGATCGCGGTCGTCGACAGGGTCAACGAGGCGACCGGGCTCGGCAACGCCAAGTTCCTGATGGACCTCTACCACCTGTCCATGAACGGCGAGGACCTGCCGTCGGTGATCGACCGGTACGCGGCGAGGACCGGCCACGTCCAGATCGCCGACAACCCGGGCCGCGGCGCCCCGGGCACCGGCTCACTCCCCCTGGAGGAGCTGCTCGGCCGGCTCCGCAAGCAGGGGTACGAGGGCTGGGTCGGCCTGGAGTACAAGCCGGGCGACCGCCCCAGCGCCGAGGCCTTCGAGTGGCTGCCCGCCGAGGCCCGCGCGGCGCGCTGA
- a CDS encoding chitosanase, translating to MNDSHPTGGPVHTPHIRSSRRTLLALIGASLVAGPVIATRSASAAPAGLDDPAKKEIAMKLVSSAENSSLDWKAQYRYIEDIGDGRGYTAGIIGFCSGTGDMLDLVELYARRRPGNVLAGYLPALRRVDGTDSHEDLDPGYPDAWRRAAQDEAFRQAQNDERDRVYFNPAVGRGKADGIGTLGQFAYYDAIVMHGDGGDSTSFSSIRRRALDRARPPAQGGDEVTYLNAFLDARVWAMKQEEAHEDTSRVDTAQRVFLRNRNLNLDPPLDWQVYGDSYHIG from the coding sequence ATGAACGACTCCCACCCCACTGGAGGTCCCGTGCACACCCCCCACATACGCTCCTCGCGTCGAACGCTTCTCGCGCTGATCGGAGCATCCCTGGTGGCAGGTCCCGTCATCGCCACCAGGTCCGCGAGCGCCGCGCCGGCCGGCCTCGACGACCCGGCGAAGAAGGAGATCGCCATGAAGCTGGTCTCCAGCGCGGAGAACTCCTCGCTGGACTGGAAGGCGCAGTACAGGTACATCGAGGACATCGGCGACGGCCGTGGCTACACGGCCGGGATCATCGGCTTCTGCTCCGGTACGGGCGACATGCTCGACCTCGTCGAGCTGTACGCGCGGCGCAGGCCGGGCAACGTACTGGCCGGGTATCTGCCTGCCCTGCGTCGCGTCGACGGCACCGACTCCCACGAGGACCTCGACCCCGGATACCCGGACGCCTGGCGCCGGGCCGCCCAGGACGAGGCGTTCCGGCAGGCCCAGAACGACGAGCGGGACCGCGTCTACTTCAACCCCGCGGTAGGGCGGGGCAAGGCCGACGGCATCGGCACGCTCGGCCAGTTCGCCTACTACGACGCCATCGTGATGCACGGCGACGGCGGCGACAGTACGAGTTTCAGCAGCATCCGCAGGCGGGCGCTCGACCGGGCCAGGCCCCCGGCCCAGGGCGGCGACGAGGTGACGTACCTCAACGCCTTCCTCGACGCCCGGGTGTGGGCGATGAAGCAGGAGGAGGCCCACGAGGACACCAGCCGGGTGGACACCGCCCAGCGCGTCTTCCTCAGGAACCGGAACCTGAACCTGGATCCGCCCCTGGACTGGCAGGTCTACGGGGACAGCTACCACATCGGCTGA
- a CDS encoding nucleobase:cation symporter-2 family protein has translation MATSGLQHVAAMYAGVVAPPLIVGAAVGLTATELTFLTGACLFTAGLATFLQTLGIWKIGARLPFVNGVTFAGVAPMIAIVNSTDDRSDALPVIFGAVIVAGVLGFFAAPFFSKAVRFFPPVVTGTVITLIGISLMPVAFGWAQGPNPTADDYGSTTNLGLAGATLVIVLLLRRFTRGFVKQIAVLLGLVVGTLVAIPFGATDFGPVADAAVVGFPTPFHFGAPQFQLAAIVSMCVVMVVSMTESTADMLALGEIVERPADERTIAAGLRADTLGSALSPLFNGFMCSAFAQNIGLVAMTRIRSRYVVATGGGFLVLMGLCPMAASLIAVVPRPVLGGAGVVLFGSVAASGIQTLVKAGLEKDNNVLIVAVSLAVGIIPITAPEFYHAFPETAKIILDSGISTGCVAAVALNLVFNHLGGGRAADDEVTSPMDPQPASVH, from the coding sequence ATGGCCACGAGCGGTCTGCAGCACGTGGCCGCCATGTACGCGGGCGTCGTCGCCCCGCCCCTGATCGTCGGCGCGGCCGTGGGCCTGACCGCGACCGAACTGACCTTCCTCACCGGCGCCTGTCTGTTCACCGCGGGCCTCGCCACCTTCCTCCAGACCCTCGGGATCTGGAAGATCGGCGCCCGGCTGCCGTTCGTCAACGGCGTCACCTTCGCCGGGGTCGCCCCGATGATCGCGATCGTCAACTCCACCGACGACAGGAGCGACGCACTGCCGGTCATCTTCGGCGCGGTCATCGTCGCCGGCGTACTCGGCTTCTTCGCCGCCCCGTTCTTCAGCAAGGCGGTCCGCTTCTTCCCGCCCGTCGTCACCGGCACGGTCATCACGCTCATCGGCATATCCCTGATGCCGGTCGCCTTCGGCTGGGCACAGGGCCCCAACCCCACTGCTGACGACTACGGTTCCACCACCAACCTGGGCCTGGCGGGCGCGACCCTCGTCATCGTCCTGCTCCTGCGCCGCTTCACCCGCGGCTTCGTCAAACAGATCGCCGTGCTGCTCGGCCTGGTCGTCGGCACGCTCGTCGCCATCCCCTTCGGCGCCACCGACTTCGGGCCGGTGGCCGACGCGGCCGTGGTCGGTTTTCCCACGCCGTTCCACTTCGGCGCCCCGCAGTTCCAACTCGCCGCGATCGTCTCGATGTGCGTGGTGATGGTGGTCTCGATGACCGAATCGACCGCGGACATGCTGGCGTTGGGGGAGATCGTCGAGCGACCGGCCGACGAGAGGACGATCGCGGCGGGCCTGCGCGCCGACACCCTCGGCTCGGCCCTCAGCCCGCTCTTCAACGGCTTCATGTGCAGCGCCTTCGCCCAGAACATCGGCCTGGTCGCCATGACGCGGATCCGCAGCCGGTACGTCGTCGCCACGGGCGGCGGTTTCCTGGTCCTGATGGGCCTCTGCCCGATGGCCGCCTCGCTCATCGCCGTCGTACCCCGCCCCGTGCTCGGCGGCGCGGGCGTCGTGCTGTTCGGCTCGGTCGCCGCGAGCGGCATCCAGACCCTCGTCAAGGCAGGTCTGGAGAAGGACAACAACGTCCTGATCGTGGCTGTCTCGCTGGCCGTCGGCATCATCCCGATCACGGCGCCGGAGTTCTACCACGCGTTCCCGGAGACCGCGAAGATCATCCTGGACTCGGGGATCTCGACGGGGTGCGTGGCGGCGGTCGCCCTGAACCTCGTCTTCAACCACCTCGGCGGGGGACGCGCGGCCGACGACGAGGTGACGTCCCCGATGGATCCGCAGCCGGCCTCGGTCCACTGA
- the pucL gene encoding factor-independent urate hydroxylase: MPTILGQNQYGKAENRVVKITRDGATHHIKDLNVSVALSGDMDEVHLSGSNANVLPTDTTKNTVYAFAKEHGIESAEQFGIHLARHFVTSQEPIGTARIRIEEYAWERIATSDANSRFIGADEVKHSFVRQGQETRVTQITYDGSSWEVVSGLKDLVVMNSTNSEFWGYVKDKYTTLPEAYDRILATQVSARWRFNWTDDEQKTPNWEKSYEQVKKHMLQAFAETYSLSLQQTLYQMGSRIIENRGEIDEVRFSLPNKHHFLVDLEPFGLKNDTAEGAVYFAADRPYGLIEATILRDGCEPKIPVDLTNL, from the coding sequence ATGCCCACGATCCTGGGACAGAACCAGTACGGCAAGGCCGAGAACCGAGTCGTAAAGATCACGCGGGACGGCGCCACCCACCACATCAAGGACCTGAACGTCTCCGTCGCGCTCTCGGGCGACATGGACGAGGTCCACCTCTCCGGCTCGAACGCCAACGTCCTGCCGACGGACACCACCAAGAACACGGTGTACGCCTTCGCCAAGGAGCACGGCATCGAGTCCGCCGAGCAGTTCGGCATCCACCTCGCCCGGCACTTCGTGACGAGCCAGGAGCCGATCGGGACGGCCCGGATCCGTATCGAGGAGTACGCCTGGGAGCGGATCGCGACCTCCGACGCGAACTCCAGGTTCATCGGCGCCGACGAGGTCAAGCACTCCTTCGTCCGCCAGGGCCAGGAGACCCGCGTCACGCAGATCACGTACGACGGTTCGTCGTGGGAGGTCGTCTCCGGACTCAAGGACCTGGTCGTGATGAACTCGACCAACTCCGAGTTCTGGGGCTACGTCAAGGACAAGTACACGACGCTCCCCGAGGCGTACGACCGCATCCTGGCCACCCAGGTCTCCGCCCGCTGGCGGTTCAACTGGACCGACGACGAGCAGAAGACGCCCAACTGGGAGAAGTCCTACGAGCAGGTGAAGAAGCACATGCTCCAGGCCTTCGCCGAGACGTACTCGCTGTCGCTCCAGCAGACCCTGTACCAGATGGGCTCGCGGATCATCGAGAACCGCGGTGAGATCGACGAGGTCCGCTTCTCACTGCCGAACAAGCACCACTTCCTCGTCGACCTGGAGCCGTTCGGACTCAAGAACGATACCGCCGAGGGAGCTGTGTACTTCGCGGCCGACCGCCCGTACGGCCTGATCGAGGCCACGATCCTGCGGGACGGCTGCGAGCCGAAGATCCCGGTCGACCTCACCAACCTCTGA
- a CDS encoding alpha-N-acetylglucosaminidase, producing the protein MPLARRAFLTSVAGAAGTVACSHAPAHSDGTPAKEAPVTEAVAAAATRAARRLLPRHWRQLRFEATGEPDTFRVSGETGRITITGDTAATQLTGLRWYLKHVTHANISWAGEQLDLPKDLPGPPGTVTRQAGVPHRFALNDTNDGYTGAYNDWTYWERELDVLALHGYNEVLVYAGADALYHRVFRGFGYTDEELRQWIAGPAHQPWWLMQNLAAFPDPVSRQLLDARAALGRRITDRVRELGMTPVFPGYFGTVPPGFADRNKGARTVPQGRWMGLGRPDWLDPRTEHFARVAAAFYRTQDEMFGGPSTLYKIDLLHEGGDPGDVPVADAAKGVEKALLTAHPDAVWVILGWQRNPPRAIVDAVDKSHMLVIDGLSDRFPKVTDRESDWGDTPYAFGSIWNFGGHTTLGANTPDWAALFNKWRTKPGSTLRGVALLPEAANNNPAAFDLFSELAWEDGELDLTVWFREWALARYGARDPHAEAAWDILRRTAYGTTRADSWSEGADGLFGARPSLTAKSAAKWSPKQLRYDADEFEPALGELLRVRASLRNSSAYRSDLLDVARQAVSNRSRVLLPRVRKTYEAGDAPGFDRATGNWLALMDVLETLLATDSRHLLGRWVADARAWGADAAERDRLAYDNLSLLTVWGTRQGADAGLRDYANREWAGLVGGLYRLRWSTYFTELRAATAGNRAPEAIDWFALEERWTRRPGNLATRPIGDTYEVAVRVRELLVTTR; encoded by the coding sequence ATGCCGCTAGCCCGTCGCGCGTTCCTCACCTCCGTCGCCGGCGCGGCCGGTACCGTCGCTTGTTCCCACGCACCCGCGCACTCGGACGGCACCCCGGCCAAGGAGGCACCCGTGACGGAGGCGGTAGCAGCGGCGGCAACGAGGGCGGCCCGGCGGCTCCTCCCCCGCCACTGGCGGCAGCTGCGATTCGAGGCGACAGGCGAGCCGGATACCTTCCGGGTCTCCGGCGAAACCGGCCGCATCACCATCACCGGCGACACCGCGGCCACCCAACTCACGGGCCTGCGCTGGTACTTGAAGCACGTCACCCACGCGAACATCAGCTGGGCGGGCGAGCAACTCGACCTCCCGAAAGACCTGCCGGGCCCGCCCGGCACGGTCACGCGGCAGGCCGGCGTCCCGCACCGCTTCGCCCTCAACGACACGAACGACGGCTACACGGGCGCGTACAACGACTGGACGTACTGGGAACGCGAGCTCGACGTGCTGGCGCTGCACGGCTACAACGAGGTCCTCGTGTACGCGGGCGCGGACGCGCTCTACCACCGGGTGTTCCGTGGGTTCGGGTACACGGACGAGGAGCTGCGGCAGTGGATCGCGGGGCCCGCCCACCAGCCGTGGTGGCTGATGCAGAATCTCGCCGCCTTCCCGGATCCCGTGTCGCGGCAACTCCTCGACGCCCGGGCCGCGCTCGGGCGCCGAATCACCGACCGGGTACGGGAGTTGGGGATGACGCCCGTGTTCCCGGGCTACTTCGGCACGGTCCCGCCGGGCTTCGCCGACCGGAACAAGGGGGCGCGCACCGTCCCTCAGGGCAGATGGATGGGACTCGGGCGCCCCGACTGGCTGGACCCTCGCACCGAGCACTTCGCGCGCGTCGCGGCGGCCTTCTACCGGACCCAGGACGAGATGTTCGGCGGCCCTTCGACGCTCTACAAGATAGACCTGCTGCACGAGGGCGGCGACCCTGGTGACGTCCCGGTCGCCGACGCGGCGAAGGGCGTCGAGAAGGCCCTGCTCACCGCACACCCGGACGCGGTCTGGGTCATCCTCGGCTGGCAGCGCAACCCGCCGCGGGCCATCGTCGACGCCGTGGACAAGTCCCACATGCTCGTCATCGACGGCCTCTCCGACCGTTTCCCGAAGGTCACGGACCGCGAGTCCGACTGGGGCGACACCCCGTACGCCTTCGGCTCGATCTGGAACTTCGGCGGCCATACGACCCTGGGCGCCAACACCCCTGACTGGGCAGCGCTGTTCAACAAGTGGCGCACCAAGCCGGGCAGCACCCTGCGCGGTGTCGCCCTGCTGCCCGAGGCGGCCAACAACAACCCCGCCGCCTTCGATCTCTTCTCCGAACTCGCCTGGGAGGACGGCGAGTTGGACCTCACGGTGTGGTTCAGGGAGTGGGCCCTCGCCCGCTACGGGGCCCGCGATCCGCATGCCGAGGCCGCCTGGGACATCCTTCGCCGTACCGCGTACGGCACTACACGCGCCGACTCCTGGAGCGAGGGCGCCGACGGACTGTTCGGTGCCCGCCCCTCGCTCACAGCGAAGTCGGCCGCCAAGTGGTCGCCCAAGCAACTCCGGTACGACGCCGACGAGTTCGAGCCCGCGCTCGGCGAACTGCTCCGGGTGCGCGCCAGCCTCCGGAACTCCTCCGCGTACCGCAGCGACCTCCTCGACGTGGCCCGCCAGGCCGTCTCCAACCGCAGCCGCGTCCTCCTCCCCCGCGTCAGGAAGACGTACGAGGCCGGGGACGCGCCCGGCTTCGACCGGGCGACCGGGAACTGGCTCGCCCTGATGGACGTGCTGGAGACCCTGCTGGCCACCGACTCCCGGCATCTGCTGGGGCGTTGGGTCGCCGACGCGCGGGCCTGGGGCGCGGACGCGGCGGAGCGGGACCGACTGGCGTACGACAATCTGTCCCTGCTGACGGTGTGGGGCACTCGGCAGGGCGCGGACGCCGGACTGCGCGACTACGCGAACCGCGAGTGGGCGGGCCTGGTCGGCGGGCTCTACCGACTGCGGTGGTCGACGTACTTCACCGAACTGCGGGCCGCGACGGCCGGGAATCGCGCGCCGGAAGCCATCGACTGGTTCGCCCTGGAGGAGCGCTGGACACGCCGGCCGGGGAACCTCGCCACCCGGCCCATCGGTGACACGTACGAAGTCGCCGTCCGCGTACGAGAACTGCTGGTCACGACCCGCTGA
- a CDS encoding helix-turn-helix domain-containing protein has translation MTGIGDDPFVTAVKPLVDAMGGEMLPPGQAGPDDVVLSWEGADVVAVRLPQLADSLDHILAALERKRGKPLAALDRKAKQEVVRILEARGAFSVRHGVETVAGALGVSRFTVYNYLNREKGA, from the coding sequence GTGACCGGAATCGGGGACGACCCCTTCGTCACGGCCGTGAAGCCACTGGTCGACGCCATGGGCGGCGAGATGTTGCCGCCCGGCCAGGCGGGACCCGACGACGTCGTGCTCTCCTGGGAGGGCGCCGACGTCGTCGCCGTGCGTCTGCCCCAGCTCGCCGACTCGCTGGACCACATCCTGGCCGCCCTGGAGCGCAAGCGGGGCAAGCCGCTGGCCGCCCTGGACCGCAAGGCCAAGCAGGAGGTCGTACGGATACTCGAGGCGCGCGGCGCCTTCTCCGTGCGGCACGGCGTGGAGACCGTAGCGGGCGCGCTCGGCGTCAGCCGGTTCACCGTCTACAACTATCTGAACCGCGAGAAGGGCGCCTGA
- a CDS encoding 2-hydroxy-3-oxopropionate reductase — protein sequence MSSTHPKVAWVGLGIMGSPMSENLIKAGYDVTGFTLEQDKLDRLTAAGGTAAGSIAEAVRDADVVITMVPASPQVEAIAYGPDGILENARSGALLIDMSSITPQTSVNLAKAAKDKGIRVLDAPVSGGEAGAVEAVLSIMVGGEQADFDQAEPIFEALGKTIVLCGPHGSGQTVKAANQLIVAVNIQACAEAVVFLEKSGVDLRAALDVLNGGLAGSTVLTRKKDNFLNRDFKPGFRIDLHHKDMGIVTDAARNVGAALPVGAVVAQLVASLRTQGDGGLDHSALLRAVERLSGAQI from the coding sequence ATGAGCAGCACACACCCCAAGGTCGCCTGGGTCGGCCTCGGCATCATGGGCTCCCCCATGTCGGAGAACCTGATCAAGGCCGGTTACGACGTCACCGGGTTCACCCTGGAACAGGACAAGCTGGACCGGCTGACCGCCGCCGGCGGCACCGCGGCCGGCTCGATCGCCGAGGCCGTACGGGACGCCGACGTGGTGATCACGATGGTGCCCGCCTCCCCGCAGGTCGAGGCCATCGCGTACGGGCCCGACGGGATCCTGGAGAACGCGAGGTCCGGCGCGCTCCTGATCGACATGTCCTCCATCACCCCGCAGACCTCCGTGAACCTGGCGAAGGCCGCGAAGGACAAGGGCATACGGGTCCTGGACGCACCGGTGTCCGGTGGCGAGGCCGGGGCGGTCGAGGCCGTGCTGTCCATCATGGTCGGTGGCGAGCAGGCCGACTTCGACCAGGCCGAGCCGATCTTCGAGGCGCTCGGCAAGACCATCGTGCTGTGCGGTCCGCACGGCTCCGGCCAGACCGTGAAGGCCGCGAACCAGCTGATCGTCGCCGTGAACATCCAGGCGTGCGCCGAGGCCGTGGTCTTCCTGGAGAAGTCGGGCGTCGACCTGAGGGCGGCCCTCGACGTCCTGAACGGCGGCCTCGCCGGCTCGACCGTCCTGACGCGCAAGAAGGACAACTTCCTGAACCGCGACTTCAAGCCCGGCTTCCGTATCGACCTGCACCACAAGGACATGGGCATCGTCACGGACGCCGCCCGCAACGTCGGTGCCGCGCTGCCCGTCGGTGCCGTGGTCGCCCAGCTCGTCGCCTCGCTGCGAACCCAGGGCGACGGCGGCCTCGACCACTCCGCCCTGCTGCGCGCGGTAGAGCGCCTCTCCGGCGCGCAGATCTGA